AATTCAACTAACTCTGtttgtatatggctctggtctAATTCTACTAACTATGtttgtatatggctctggtctACTTCTACTAACTATGtctgtatatggctctggtctACTTCTACTAACTATGtctgtatatggctctggtctACTTCTACTAACTCTGTCTGTATATGGCTCTGCTCTACTTCTACTAACTATGTTTGTATATGGCTCTGATCTACTCCTACTCACTATGTCTGTATATGGCTCTGCTCTACTTCTACTAACTATGtttgtatatggctctggtctACTTCTACTAACTATGtttgtatatggctctggtctACTTCTACTCACTATGtttgtatatggctctggtctACTTCTACTCACTATGTCTGTTTATGGCTCtggtctttgttttctctttcaggtGCTTCTGTGTTTCTGGAGTTGCCTGAACTTCCTGTGATTGTAGGAAGTGATGTCACTCTGCGCTGTAAAAGCAGAGCGAgttccacacaaacagtgtttttctaCAGCAATGAGAGCTACATTGGTCATGGACTCTCAGGAGAGTTAACCATCAGTGATGTGCAGCACTCTCATGAAGGTCTCTACTGGTGTTCTACTGGTTTGTCTTGGTCCTACAGGACCTGGTTGAGTGTTACAGGTGAGGACGCCAACATTCACTCTTCTGTTTATAATATAACAGTTATATTAAAGTTGTGGTATGAACTAATCTGGGCCAAATGTCCAATGGATCTGACTGAATCAAAGTTTCACTGTCCACAAGAAACACATAATGTGAGATTTATGAGATATTTAGTTAGTAAGTTTCTCATTAtaatggacttttttttcatcacagtgGTGGATGGGCTTCCAttgataacatacaaaatatttttggttgAATATCTACAAATAATGTCGTTTTTTGGTTTTGCCTTACAATGTCATGATCAAGTAGGAAAATGAGAACAACAAACATTTCCCAGTATTTTACCTCGATTTAAAACAATAGTCAGGTGCTGATAGATTATAACTATGGATCCTGTTCATACAGAGGATCCATTTTATTATGAACTTGCAAAAAAGGTGATGATGGACACAATCCACAGTCCTCTGTCCGtacaaaaaagtattaaaaagttGATATGAGGGTTGATTTGAGGCTGATGCAGAATGAAATCGAGCAAAATCTAGTGGATATCTTTCAAAGATACAGAAGCTTTAATGCTTCAAGTTCCCTCTTTTGTGTTTCTTGCTGAGCTGTAGTGGAGTGATTGCAACACAATGAGATCATTTCATAATTAAAAGACACACTGTACTGCTGTTAAGACTCCTGGTTTCCTCTccagatcctcctcctcctcatcatctgtCTGTGGCCGGGCTGCTCTCCCATCTAGTGGTCATCTGCCTTTACTGCATCTCCACCGTCCTGATGGTGCGTATCTGCTGCAGCAGGCGGAGAGgtgagcccacacacacactcacacacacaaacacatacactatTCAGCTACACATTACCACAAACCTTCAGTATTAAACAAATATGTGATGGATTGTAATTTAAACCCTCTGGTCTTCTGCTAAGTAACAAAAGGACGGctgaaaataaaatccaaagGCCCCCAAAGACAATAAATATCATAAGATTGATTATGctttacaattaaaatacattttttagctTTTCAAGTTAAAAGTCAGCTTGGATAAGttggcagtttatttttttgcaccaGCTTCTGCATTTTAATAATGGGAAACCTTCACTTTCTTCACTTCAGGAGAAAACTTTAGACTAAAGCAGGATGTTACTGTCCTGCTTCAAATGAAATTGGAACCAAATGTCACTCTGTCTGGCAGCCATCTTTCATCCCTGTCATGTTTACgggaagaaaacaacattttggtaAAAGGGAGTGCAGCAGCAAAGTTCAAATCCCTTACACAATCTATGCTTCTTACCCCTGTCCACAGGAAATAAACAGGCCGTCTCCATGGAGATGGACCCGGGAGTTGAAGGCGGTCAGAGAGTTGCTGAAGAGCTTTATTACACCACTGTGCATGATTTCTGAGGAGGAGGCATTGGTTGTATTTATGTTGAAGCTGCACAATTTAGATGAATGTTTCATATCAGCACGTTATATGAACCAAGTGTCTTAAGGCTCATGCTTCACTGTCAATCCTTCTATCTAAAATCCGCACTTAGCATGGTTcccatagaaataaaatatgagtAGAATGGACCACTCAAATCAACTTAGCTGGACAGTCAGAGCGGCGACCATTTTTTATTGTACCGTTGCCATTGCAACCGTTGTAGCGGGCAAACTTTGGTATAAACTAAACCGACTTACGGCAAGTCGTGGACTCACTGAGGTGAATATTTGCAGTAACAGCCAAAGCGAGCAGTGGAGTTGTAATGTTACGAAGCGTAGAGAGTCAGTGCAAattagtaaaatataaaaacctaATGTTTAATCTACACATTCTTGTCACAGCATAGAAAAGCACTGTTATCAAAAGATGAGTGATAACTTTGTcatagctaactagccagccttTTGTCTCCGGAGCTGCGACAACACTTTATAGCCCCACTGACGTAATCAGTACATGATGTACATCATGTACATCATGTACATGATGTACTAGTCAAAGTACCACGGTAAACAGTTTCCATGTCCGTTCTACTCCTATATTTCGATGATGATTGCCTTTTACCGTGCTCACGTCGTAGTTTAGCCtgttgttagcatgctaacatatgcTCATttacaccaaacaaacaaaaaaggtgactttattggttttattctatttatttttaagttttatggTTTTCTTGTATTGCATTATGTATAATTGCCTTTTATGAACGTTTATATGTCTTTATTGTGTATTGGCCTTGAAAATACGTCTTGACTTTAACAGAAGCTAAAAGCTGCAATTAAATTAATATGGAAATGTGTTGAATGgaatatttttatgttgtgtttttttttatgttatgttatgtaaaatatatatttcaattgATCTCACGTGCATATTCCAAAAGAAAGTTCTGTGAATGAAACTGTGGTGAAACTCAAATAATCTTTAATGTAAAGGCAGGTTACAAAACAGTcagaaataacaaacaaacaggcgGTTAAAAACAGTGGAATAGTCTGGAATAATTTACGTGCCGACAAACACACCTCCTGAATCACAAGTATCAAGTTTGTGCCAATTAACTTATATCCTCATCACGACATACTTCAGACTGAGCACTATCGACAccagcagcagggggcgtgGCCTGTGAGCGCCTCCATTCCCCGTGGTGATGACGGCCCTGTGGATGACGTTGAACGTCAGGACCGATCGACATGGCTCCTCGCCGTAGCACATGCAGTCGAAGCTGCGGTCGAACCAGTTGACGTCTTCCTGCGAGAGGCCGCCATTCACGGTCAGCGGGCCTCCGCTGCGCTTTTGCTCGATGCGGTAACGCCGCGGGTCGAGGTGGAGGAAGACGTCTTCGTCCCAGCGCTTCCTCACACAGCGACCCCGGCCCTGGCAGAGCGCCTGGCTGCAGAGTCGCGTTGCCGTGGAGACGTTCAGGGCGTACGGGTTCATGACCTGCTCTAGGTGGCGTCGAGCATCAAAGCATGAGTCCTATCGGGATAATGAATATAAAGTCAGTAGGCGGTTGTCGAGTTACGTTGCAAAAATTTGAATAAGTTCCCATAAAAACCCCGGAGTGAAGCCGCTTTCTACCTCTGTTTCCGTGACGTTCATGTCTCCCCAGGAAACGACGCCGGCGGCGCCGAGAGCCGCAGCTTCTCCGATGGTGTTCACAAGATCAAACTgcgggaaaaaaacagacagccagccaatcagagtaaAGCAGGAAGTGGTGCTTCCACATAGTTGTGTTGATCGATGAACAACAAAATCAGGAGAAACCAACGTATGAAAACTGCAAACCTTTATAACAACTCAAAAAAAAGCCACTTCACTAAACAATACCCATTTATTGATAACAATCTATTAGTCAGTTAACAGAGCCTGAAGCATCCGTATTGCTGTAATTGTTACTTGCAGTTTATTAAACCTCAAGCTATATATTAGGACacctgccagccaatcagaggtcAGTATTAAACTTACATATGTATAGTACGTAACATAGATTGTGTCAAATGTGCACAACGAGATTAGTCAATGCAATGATGTGAATGGATGGGAGTAGATACCTAATCAAGCAGAGGGCCGCAATTTACCCGACGGGAATAACGCTAAAAGCtcatttttttgcaatgaaATTACAGCAATATTGTTCATTTTGGATTCATCCACCTTTAGTAAACAAGCCGACGCATGACTTGCTAGAAACAGTGAACACAACTCTGTGAAATTCCAAGGGTGCCTctggatgatgttatgaacccagagACTGCGTTTAGTTTCCCATGATATCTGGGACTTCCACAACAAGGCAGTAAAAGCAGTTATTGCAGCCATGATTGAAGTCGTCTACATGCAGGGAGCCTCTTGTTCTTATTCACAAGTGACGctaataaacacaaatgaaccCACGATCAAACTGCTAAAAAAGGTGTGTCACCAATCACAGGtgtgtctgacctctgacatgtaGTCGTCGGTGCTGTCCTTGTAGACGGGGCGGATGTAGGCGTAGATGGGGATGGAGTAGGAGCTGTTGGGGAGTGTCGACACCCTCATGGCCTCCTGGATGCGATGCCGGACAAACTGCCTGGCCTGACGAGAGTCCCTGAGCAACAGCTCCAGGTAGATGGAGGGAAAGAGCGCCGTGGACTCTTTCCAGAGCCACATCAGTTCGTTGTTCCTTTCCTTCTCGATGGCGGGGCACTCTCCGGTGAAGCCCGCCATGTCCTTGTTGTAGTCGTAGTTGTAGCAGTCGGGGTAAAGGTAGTAGCCCCAGAGCCGGTTGGGCCTCAGCGCCTTGCCGAGGCGGATGGACCGGAGGAAGTACCTCTTGGCGCCGCGTTCGAACACGATCTTCGCCCGGTCCTCCGCTTCGTCTTCTGTCAGCGACGCGTTCTTCTTCTGGACCGTCTCGATGGAAATCTGTCTGTATATGTCCTTGCTGCCCCAGTTCCGGACCCACTGCGGCCTCCACTCCTCGAAGTCCAGCACAGCGAGGCCTCGCTGATCACCGGGGATGTAGTGCTCGATGTCGTCCTCGGCGTGGTCGTGGTGCTCCTGCAGGTCAATCAGCTGCGGCAGGCCCTCTTCGTACATCTCGCCGGTGTCTTCGTCCACGTAGGGGAATAGTCCGAAGCGATCGGTGTAGAATATGGAGATGCTCTGGTTGGTCGCCGTCTTCAGCGTGCTGCTGACCAGGTGGAAGTAGGAGAGGTCGAGCGGCATGTTGAAGTGGATGCGGCAGAGCTCGGTCGGGGCGTTCCAGAGGAGCATGAAGGGATGGCCCTTATGGAGCGGAGGGTCCGTCCTCGGTAGGGCTC
This is a stretch of genomic DNA from Anoplopoma fimbria isolate UVic2021 breed Golden Eagle Sablefish chromosome 19, Afim_UVic_2022, whole genome shotgun sequence. It encodes these proteins:
- the LOC129108693 gene encoding low affinity immunoglobulin gamma Fc region receptor II-like, encoding MKASSVSLVLGLAVLLFGMTVSAVSLSVSPHRELFLRKDSVSLSCVEDGRTPDGWTVKRTTRGQTQTCDGVRQDFGGLNGSSCIVPNLVSSDSGVYWCETGAGQRSARVNISVSSASVFLELPELPVIVGSDVTLRCKSRASSTQTVFFYSNESYIGHGLSGELTISDVQHSHEGLYWCSTGLSWSYRTWLSVTDPPPPHHLSVAGLLSHLVVICLYCISTVLMVRICCSRRRGNKQAVSMEMDPGVEGGQRVAEELYYTTVHDF
- the LOC129108438 gene encoding hyaluronidase-5-like, with protein sequence MIQLNLLDDKRFFPTFITTLTLLCSVRALPRTDPPLHKGHPFMLLWNAPTELCRIHFNMPLDLSYFHLVSSTLKTATNQSISIFYTDRFGLFPYVDEDTGEMYEEGLPQLIDLQEHHDHAEDDIEHYIPGDQRGLAVLDFEEWRPQWVRNWGSKDIYRQISIETVQKKNASLTEDEAEDRAKIVFERGAKRYFLRSIRLGKALRPNRLWGYYLYPDCYNYDYNKDMAGFTGECPAIEKERNNELMWLWKESTALFPSIYLELLLRDSRQARQFVRHRIQEAMRVSTLPNSSYSIPIYAYIRPVYKDSTDDYMSEFDLVNTIGEAAALGAAGVVSWGDMNVTETEDSCFDARRHLEQVMNPYALNVSTATRLCSQALCQGRGRCVRKRWDEDVFLHLDPRRYRIEQKRSGGPLTVNGGLSQEDVNWFDRSFDCMCYGEEPCRSVLTFNVIHRAVITTGNGGAHRPRPLLLVSIVLSLKYVVMRI